The Brachyspira hyodysenteriae ATCC 27164 genome includes a window with the following:
- a CDS encoding dicarboxylate/amino acid:cation symporter, translated as MKSSFWKNYRFPILLVSGVIVGSILGIILKEKAAVLKPFGDIFINVLFTVVVPLIFLSITNSIIQMDNMKRLGKIVASMFIVFIITGLIAAAVMIITVRVFNPAEGFTMPVTQVEDPNPPKISEQLVKMVTVTDFKDLLSISNMLPLIVFSLFFGFSIKLVGEKAKPIIPVIEAATLALMKLVSIIMYYAPIGLGAYFANLVGKFGPELIGTYARACAVYYPAAFLYFFIFFPIYGYIAAGKYGVKSMKYLITPMITSLSTQSSIATLPINLEASEKIGVSEDVRNIVLPIGATAHMDGTCLSGILKIAFLYGVFGMNFTGIDVWIGSIIFVTLAGMANGAIPGGGLISEMLIVSIYGFPPEAFPLIATIGILVDPPATMVNSVGDNVAGMLVSRIVEGKDWFKNRIVSNN; from the coding sequence ATGAAAAGTTCTTTTTGGAAAAATTATAGGTTTCCTATACTCTTAGTTTCTGGAGTAATTGTTGGAAGTATATTAGGTATAATACTTAAAGAGAAAGCTGCAGTTTTAAAGCCTTTTGGTGATATATTTATTAATGTTCTTTTTACTGTAGTTGTTCCTTTAATATTTTTGTCTATTACCAATTCTATTATTCAAATGGATAATATGAAAAGATTAGGTAAAATAGTAGCTTCAATGTTTATTGTATTTATTATTACAGGACTTATTGCAGCTGCTGTTATGATAATAACAGTAAGAGTATTTAATCCTGCAGAAGGTTTTACTATGCCTGTTACACAAGTGGAAGATCCTAATCCTCCTAAAATATCAGAGCAATTGGTAAAAATGGTAACAGTTACAGATTTTAAAGATTTGCTTTCTATAAGTAATATGCTTCCTCTTATAGTATTTTCTTTATTCTTTGGTTTTTCTATAAAGTTGGTTGGAGAGAAAGCTAAACCTATAATTCCAGTCATTGAAGCTGCAACATTAGCCTTAATGAAATTGGTTAGTATTATAATGTATTATGCTCCTATAGGTTTAGGTGCTTATTTTGCCAATTTGGTAGGAAAGTTCGGACCTGAATTGATAGGTACTTATGCAAGAGCTTGTGCAGTTTATTATCCTGCTGCATTCTTATATTTCTTTATTTTCTTCCCTATATACGGTTATATTGCTGCCGGAAAATATGGTGTAAAATCTATGAAGTATTTAATAACTCCTATGATTACATCTTTATCAACTCAGAGTTCTATAGCAACATTGCCTATAAACTTAGAAGCATCTGAAAAAATAGGTGTTAGCGAAGATGTAAGAAATATTGTTTTACCAATAGGAGCAACAGCTCATATGGATGGTACTTGTTTAAGCGGTATATTAAAAATAGCTTTCCTTTATGGTGTATTTGGTATGAACTTTACAGGTATTGATGTTTGGATAGGTTCTATAATATTTGTTACTCTTGCTGGAATGGCTAATGGTGCTATACCTGGCGGCGGACTTATTAGTGAAATGCTTATAGTTTCTATATATGGATTCCCTCCAGAGGCATTCCCTCTAATAGCTACTATAGGTATACTTGTTGATCCTCCTGCTACTATGGTAAACTCTGTTGGTGATAATGTTGCAGGAATGTTGGTTTCTAGAATAGTAGAAGGAAAAGATTGGTTTAAAAATAGAATTGTAAGTAATAATTAA